From one bacterium Scap17 genomic stretch:
- the fliG gene encoding flagellar motor switch protein FliG: MTKPLSNLERSAALLMSLDQDSAAEVFKFFTTAEIQQLSATMTHLPQVSQQQMSELLEDFHADSQQFSAVNTLSRDHIRSVLIKALGQDRASSLFEDIFASKEQSNGLETLNLLEPALAAEVICNEHPQIIATILAHLERHQASQILEHFEETLRHDILLRIATLSDIQPIALQELNEVLSSLLEGQILKRSRTGGIRVTAEILNLLPKQHEEKVLEAIREHDENLANLVINEIFVFENLSDLEDQAIQLILKDVDNETLVIALKGANEAIVQKFLQNMSQRAAETLTDDMEALGPVRVSQVEAEQKTVLDVVRRLMDSGEIMVNPSSEDYV; encoded by the coding sequence ATGACTAAACCATTGAGCAATCTGGAGCGTAGCGCAGCCTTGTTGATGAGCCTTGATCAGGATAGCGCAGCGGAAGTCTTCAAGTTCTTCACCACCGCCGAGATTCAGCAGCTGAGTGCGACCATGACTCACCTTCCTCAGGTATCTCAGCAGCAGATGTCTGAGCTGCTTGAGGATTTCCATGCCGATAGCCAGCAGTTCAGTGCCGTCAACACTCTCTCGAGAGACCACATCCGTTCGGTACTGATCAAGGCACTGGGTCAGGATCGCGCCAGCTCACTGTTCGAGGATATCTTTGCCAGCAAGGAGCAGAGCAACGGCCTGGAAACCTTGAATCTTCTTGAGCCTGCACTAGCAGCCGAGGTGATCTGCAATGAACATCCACAGATCATTGCCACCATCCTGGCGCATCTGGAGCGCCATCAAGCGTCGCAGATTCTTGAACACTTCGAAGAAACTCTGCGTCACGACATCCTGCTGAGGATTGCGACCTTGTCCGATATCCAGCCGATCGCTTTGCAGGAATTGAACGAGGTATTGTCCAGCCTGCTGGAGGGTCAGATTCTCAAGCGCAGTAGAACAGGTGGCATACGCGTCACAGCGGAGATTCTCAACCTCTTGCCAAAGCAGCATGAAGAGAAAGTGCTCGAGGCAATCCGTGAGCACGATGAAAACCTCGCCAATCTCGTGATCAACGAGATATTCGTATTCGAGAACCTGTCCGATCTGGAAGACCAAGCCATTCAGCTGATCCTCAAGGACGTGGATAACGAGACATTGGTAATAGCACTCAAGGGTGCCAATGAAGCGATTGTGCAGAAATTCCTGCAGAACATGTCGCAACGCGCAGCAGAAACGCTGACGGACGATATGGAGGCGCTAGGCCCTGTCCGCGTCAGCCAGGTCGAGGCAGAGCAGAAGACTGTACTCGATGTCGTCCGTCGCCTGATGGATAGTGGAGAGATAATGGTGAACCCAAGTTCTGAAGACTATGTCTGA
- a CDS encoding flagellar assembly protein FliH, with product MSDHAPAHTTSEWQPLELDALDGKSASPQSGGGFQAGMPHTAAPDVGLIRRMAQRARSTFEQETLQQQQAARDEGYAAGEKAGYEAGLARARQEAAEQAARQAEAARQALEQQAAQLAPLIENLQQSLACLDEQISDELAALAISVGQHLAHEAFRAHPEHIIDSVRSLLAADPPLIGRPRLYLNPDDLPRVEQAMGEQLTRLGWQCLPDASLSLGGCRAEADSGCHDASLKSRLEMLSRQLRHRGSADGSLHGKDEASGSRMVHRQSSEHVPPEQACTELAGDRA from the coding sequence ATGTCTGATCACGCTCCTGCCCACACCACTAGCGAATGGCAGCCGCTGGAACTAGACGCGCTGGATGGCAAGTCCGCATCGCCCCAGTCGGGTGGCGGCTTTCAAGCCGGCATGCCGCACACTGCGGCACCGGATGTCGGCCTGATTCGGCGCATGGCGCAGCGTGCTCGCTCGACCTTCGAGCAGGAGACGCTACAGCAGCAACAGGCGGCGCGTGACGAAGGCTATGCCGCGGGCGAGAAAGCCGGTTATGAAGCGGGTCTGGCGCGTGCAAGGCAGGAAGCCGCCGAGCAGGCGGCGCGTCAGGCCGAGGCCGCCCGGCAGGCGCTCGAACAACAGGCCGCCCAGCTGGCACCGCTGATCGAGAACCTGCAGCAGTCACTGGCGTGCCTGGATGAGCAGATCAGCGATGAGCTAGCGGCGCTGGCCATCAGCGTCGGTCAGCATCTGGCCCATGAGGCATTTCGTGCCCATCCGGAGCACATCATCGACAGCGTGCGCAGCCTGCTGGCGGCGGATCCGCCGCTGATCGGCCGTCCGCGTCTTTACCTGAATCCGGACGACCTGCCGCGCGTCGAGCAGGCAATGGGCGAACAGCTCACCAGGCTGGGTTGGCAGTGTCTGCCGGATGCCAGCCTGAGCCTCGGCGGGTGTCGCGCTGAAGCCGACAGCGGCTGTCACGATGCCAGCCTCAAGAGTCGGCTGGAGATGCTGTCACGCCAGCTGCGCCATCGCGGCAGCGCCGACGGCAGCCTGCATGGCAAGGACGAGGCCAGCGGGTCGCGCATGGTGCACCGCCAGTCGTCAGAACATGTACCGCCAGAGCAGGCATGCACTGAGCTGGCAGGAGATCGCGCATGA
- the fliI gene encoding flagellar protein export ATPase FliI: MSTSSAQQWRSALGAIRERVESLEPQRSNGRLVRATGLVLEAVGLRLPVGASCLIELGAKLPPAEAEVVGFADQTLYLMPIDPLSGVAPGARVFPLGHGNVGERRYPVGEALLGRVVDGVGRPLDGLGPLEDVEHAPLESRPLNPLERAPIDTPLDVGIRAINALLSVGRGQRMGLFAGSGVGKSVLLGMMARFTDADVIVVGLIGERGREVQEFIENILGEQGLKRAVVVATPADMTPLHRLKGASYATRIAESLRDKDQNVLLIMDSLTRYAMAQREIALAIGEPPATKGYPPSVFAKLPALVERTGNGRRGGGSITAFYTVLTEGDDQQDPIADSARAILDGHIVLSRRIAESGHYPAIDIEASISRAMSAVAPERQLTRARRFKQFYSSYQRNQDLIAIGAYQPGNDKVLDAAVRLHEPMGRFLQQGTTQHASLADSTNMLEQLLAQP; this comes from the coding sequence ATGAGCACCTCTTCCGCACAGCAATGGCGCAGCGCGCTGGGCGCCATTCGTGAGCGCGTCGAGAGCCTCGAGCCCCAGCGCAGCAATGGCCGCCTGGTGCGCGCGACCGGCCTGGTGCTGGAAGCGGTCGGCCTGCGCCTGCCGGTGGGCGCCAGCTGCCTGATCGAGCTGGGCGCGAAGCTGCCGCCGGCCGAGGCCGAGGTGGTCGGCTTCGCCGATCAGACCCTCTACCTGATGCCCATCGACCCGCTCAGCGGCGTCGCACCGGGGGCGCGGGTGTTTCCCCTCGGGCATGGCAATGTCGGCGAGCGACGCTATCCGGTCGGCGAAGCGCTGCTCGGGCGAGTCGTCGACGGCGTGGGTCGCCCGCTGGATGGCCTCGGCCCGCTGGAAGATGTCGAGCATGCGCCGCTGGAGAGCCGTCCCCTCAATCCGCTGGAGCGCGCGCCCATCGACACGCCGCTGGATGTCGGCATTCGCGCCATCAACGCCTTGCTGAGCGTCGGCCGTGGCCAGCGCATGGGGCTGTTCGCCGGTTCTGGCGTCGGCAAGAGTGTGCTGCTGGGCATGATGGCGCGCTTCACCGATGCCGATGTCATCGTGGTCGGCCTGATCGGCGAGCGCGGGCGCGAGGTGCAGGAATTCATCGAGAACATTCTCGGCGAACAAGGCCTCAAGCGCGCCGTGGTCGTGGCCACGCCGGCCGACATGACGCCGCTGCATCGCCTCAAGGGCGCCAGCTACGCGACGCGCATCGCCGAGTCCCTGCGTGACAAGGACCAGAATGTGCTGCTGATCATGGATTCGCTGACCCGTTACGCGATGGCCCAGCGCGAGATCGCCCTGGCCATCGGTGAGCCACCGGCCACCAAGGGCTATCCGCCTTCGGTATTCGCCAAGCTGCCAGCGCTTGTGGAACGCACCGGCAACGGACGGCGTGGCGGCGGGTCGATCACCGCCTTCTATACCGTGCTGACCGAAGGCGATGACCAGCAGGACCCCATCGCCGACAGTGCTCGCGCGATTCTGGATGGACATATCGTGCTGTCGCGGCGCATCGCGGAAAGCGGCCACTACCCGGCCATCGATATCGAAGCCTCTATCAGCCGCGCGATGTCGGCGGTGGCGCCGGAGCGGCAGCTCACTCGCGCCCGTCGCTTCAAGCAGTTCTATTCCAGTTATCAGCGCAATCAGGACCTGATCGCCATCGGCGCCTACCAGCCCGGCAACGACAAGGTGCTCGACGCCGCGGTGCGCCTGCACGAGCCGATGGGACGTTTCCTGCAACAAGGCACTACACAGCACGCAAGTCTTGCCGATAGTACGAACATGCTCGAACAGTTGCTGGCCCAGCCATGA
- the fliJ gene encoding flagellar export protein FliJ gives MAISSSRFDTLTQLSERRRDGAARQLTSQRQRQETAAQQLVTLEQYRLDYCQQMQARLTRGLDPASWHNYQAFIASLDKAIAQCRARVTREQTQTHHQHQRLVKEQQTHAAWQGLADRASLSAALQARTAEQRQSDEQATQAWLRRANG, from the coding sequence ATGGCCATCTCATCGTCACGTTTCGACACCCTGACCCAGCTGAGCGAGCGCCGGCGTGATGGCGCTGCGCGCCAGCTCACCAGCCAGCGTCAGCGTCAGGAAACCGCCGCCCAGCAACTGGTCACCCTAGAGCAGTACCGTCTCGACTACTGCCAACAGATGCAGGCACGCTTGACTCGAGGGCTGGACCCGGCCAGCTGGCACAACTATCAGGCCTTCATCGCCTCGCTGGACAAGGCGATTGCCCAATGTCGCGCTCGGGTGACCCGGGAACAGACCCAGACGCACCATCAGCATCAGCGTCTGGTGAAGGAACAGCAGACCCACGCGGCCTGGCAGGGCCTGGCGGATCGCGCCAGCCTGAGCGCCGCGCTGCAGGCGCGCACCGCCGAGCAACGTCAGAGTGATGAACAAGCCACCCAGGCCTGGTTACGCCGTGCCAATGGCTGA
- the fliL gene encoding flagellar basal body-associated protein FliL: MSTIITTPASQRRSWLLIGVISLMSAVIAALVAVYFALPMLSDQKAAQDAEPEVVVVPPPVFMPLAPFTVNLESPRGNRLLYIGITLKMADQDVVARVEELKPELKSRLLLLLSGQSPDELITQAGKQTLQSTLTEALSRPYSEGGQPLAISGVLYNDFIVQ; encoded by the coding sequence ATGTCAACGATTATCACCACCCCCGCCAGTCAGCGTCGCTCCTGGCTGCTGATCGGGGTCATCAGCCTGATGAGTGCCGTGATCGCGGCGCTAGTGGCCGTCTATTTCGCACTTCCGATGCTCAGTGATCAGAAGGCCGCACAGGACGCCGAGCCGGAGGTCGTGGTCGTGCCACCGCCGGTCTTCATGCCGCTGGCGCCCTTCACGGTCAACCTGGAAAGCCCACGCGGCAATCGCCTGCTCTATATCGGCATCACGCTCAAGATGGCCGACCAGGACGTGGTAGCGCGTGTGGAAGAACTCAAACCCGAACTCAAGAGCCGTCTGCTGCTGTTGCTGTCGGGCCAGAGCCCGGATGAGCTGATCACCCAGGCCGGCAAGCAGACGCTGCAGAGCACCCTGACCGAGGCGCTTTCGCGCCCCTACAGTGAAGGCGGCCAGCCACTGGCCATCTCCGGCGTGCTGTACAACGACTTCATCGTGCAATAA
- the fliM gene encoding flagellar motor switch protein FliM yields MAQDDLLSQDEIDALLSGVNGDSGATADASSTPGEARIRPFDPASQHRIIRDHLHALDIINSRFSRQFRMGLFNLIRRGADITAGPVQFLSYNEFSRNVPAPTNINLFTMKPLRGTSMLVFPPSLVFMVVDSLFGGDGRFVTKSEGREFTRTEQRVIQRLMQLALNAYRDAWSAVYAVETDYLRSEMQVKFANITSSPNEIVVCTSFHLEVGNHSSDFQICLPYSMIEPHRELLSSPLQETSAEGDSRWGERLRKEVRATDVELHADFASITTTLGALAELAVGDVLPIEKPERVNAYVNNVPVLEAGFGRANRHRALRVTRIINHPINTASEDSGDE; encoded by the coding sequence ATGGCTCAAGACGATCTGCTGTCACAGGACGAAATCGATGCTCTGCTCTCCGGCGTGAACGGTGACAGCGGTGCAACGGCTGACGCCTCGAGCACGCCCGGCGAAGCGCGCATTCGCCCCTTCGACCCGGCGAGCCAGCACCGCATCATCCGGGATCACCTGCATGCCCTGGATATCATCAACTCACGATTCAGTCGTCAGTTCCGCATGGGGCTATTCAACCTGATCCGCCGCGGCGCCGATATCACCGCCGGGCCGGTGCAGTTCCTGAGCTACAACGAATTTTCTCGCAACGTGCCGGCGCCGACCAACATCAACCTGTTCACCATGAAGCCGCTGCGCGGCACCTCGATGCTGGTGTTTCCGCCCAGTCTCGTGTTCATGGTGGTAGACAGCCTGTTCGGCGGTGACGGCCGCTTCGTGACCAAGTCAGAGGGCCGCGAATTCACGCGCACCGAACAACGCGTCATCCAGCGCCTGATGCAGCTGGCCTTGAATGCCTACCGCGACGCCTGGTCGGCGGTCTACGCCGTGGAAACCGACTATCTACGCAGCGAGATGCAAGTCAAGTTCGCCAATATCACCAGCTCTCCCAACGAGATCGTGGTGTGCACCAGCTTCCATCTGGAGGTCGGCAATCACAGTAGCGACTTCCAGATCTGCCTGCCCTACTCGATGATCGAGCCGCACCGCGAGCTGCTCTCGAGCCCGCTGCAGGAAACCAGCGCCGAGGGTGACAGCCGTTGGGGCGAGCGCCTGCGCAAGGAAGTGCGCGCCACCGATGTCGAGCTGCACGCCGACTTTGCCAGCATCACCACCACGCTGGGCGCGCTGGCCGAACTTGCCGTGGGCGATGTGCTGCCCATCGAGAAGCCCGAGCGCGTCAACGCCTACGTCAACAATGTGCCGGTTCTCGAAGCCGGTTTCGGTCGCGCCAATCGCCACCGCGCCCTGCGCGTGACCCGCATCATCAATCATCCGATCAACACTGCCAGCGAGGACAGCGGCGATGAGTGA
- the fliN gene encoding flagellar motor switch protein FliN: protein MSEPNSPDAPAPKATPNSPTSGTDDPWADAMTEQMGDEWAKALEEQQSEAAPQGGDIFEPLDGSGGGARPRELDMIMDIPVKMTVELGRTRLTIKQLLELSQGSVIELDGLAGEPMDILINGYLIAQGEVVVVEDKYGIRITEIITPNERVQKLNR, encoded by the coding sequence ATGAGTGAGCCCAATTCGCCAGACGCGCCCGCGCCCAAGGCCACCCCGAATTCCCCGACATCCGGTACTGACGACCCCTGGGCCGATGCGATGACCGAGCAGATGGGCGACGAGTGGGCCAAGGCGCTGGAAGAACAGCAGAGCGAGGCTGCCCCGCAGGGCGGCGACATCTTCGAGCCCCTCGATGGCAGCGGTGGCGGCGCACGCCCGCGCGAGCTGGACATGATCATGGACATCCCGGTCAAGATGACCGTGGAGCTGGGGCGCACGCGCCTGACCATCAAGCAGCTGCTGGAGCTGTCGCAGGGCTCGGTGATCGAACTGGATGGCCTGGCCGGTGAGCCGATGGACATCCTGATCAACGGCTACCTGATCGCCCAGGGCGAGGTGGTCGTGGTCGAGGACAAGTACGGTATCCGCATCACGGAAATCATCACCCCCAATGAGCGGGTTCAGAAGCTCAACCGCTAA
- the fliO gene encoding flagellar biosynthetic protein FliO, translating to MSGFRSSTAKAVHVMTSDAPDGAILLPDTETAPYSAASTITSASTQAPSPAFLSSDANLTADTGHSSPLGAASLVNTGLALAGVIGVILLLAWLMKTLGGAQTLRGNRIALRPLARLALGHKQSLVVVAVGNQQLLLGVGPAGITSLGELTAENGGLVPADAGSTPNDASLASPASPTGGSGAAAGFAELLRDRLARRSPTATSATMPSDVTQTTTPDKTDDAEPRS from the coding sequence ATGAGCGGGTTCAGAAGCTCAACCGCTAAGGCTGTTCATGTCATGACCTCCGATGCCCCTGACGGCGCGATCCTGCTGCCGGATACTGAGACGGCGCCCTACAGTGCTGCCAGCACCATTACCAGCGCCAGCACCCAGGCGCCGTCACCGGCCTTTCTCAGTAGCGACGCAAACCTGACTGCCGACACAGGACACAGCTCACCGCTGGGCGCGGCCAGCCTGGTCAATACCGGGCTGGCACTTGCCGGCGTGATCGGCGTGATCCTGCTGCTGGCCTGGCTGATGAAGACGCTCGGGGGTGCCCAGACACTGCGCGGCAATCGCATTGCCCTGCGCCCGCTGGCGCGGTTGGCGCTGGGTCACAAGCAGAGCCTGGTGGTGGTAGCGGTGGGCAACCAGCAATTGCTGCTGGGCGTCGGGCCGGCGGGTATCACCTCCCTCGGTGAGCTGACGGCCGAGAATGGCGGCCTGGTGCCCGCAGACGCTGGCAGCACTCCGAACGACGCATCGCTGGCCTCGCCTGCCTCCCCAACCGGCGGGAGCGGTGCCGCGGCAGGCTTTGCCGAGCTGTTGCGCGACCGACTCGCCAGACGCTCGCCGACTGCTACATCCGCCACGATGCCCTCTGATGTGACGCAAACGACTACCCCAGACAAGACAGATGACGCGGAGCCTCGCTCATGA
- the fliP gene encoding flagellar type III secretion system pore protein FliP (The bacterial flagellar biogenesis protein FliP forms a type III secretion system (T3SS)-type pore required for flagellar assembly.), with the protein MTGLVRLSPGLKNAGRLKTRELLTGLLIVLSACLLTSQAAHADVLNGLTSQPLPDGGESWSLNIQTLILLSGLALLPAALLMMSAFTRIIIVLGLLRTALGTASAPPNQVLVGIALFLTFFVMSPVLERIYDEAWQPYDSQAISLQEAIERGGDPLREFMLGQVREPDIALFARLAKVEEIQTPQDVPWRVLLPAFVTSELKTAFQIGFSLFVPFLIIDLVVASVLMALGMMMVPPATISLPFKLMLFVMVDGWQLLLGSLAESFY; encoded by the coding sequence ATGACGGGGCTGGTGAGGTTGTCGCCGGGCTTGAAGAATGCAGGAAGGCTGAAGACAAGAGAGCTGCTGACAGGACTCCTGATCGTATTGTCGGCATGTCTGCTGACCAGCCAGGCGGCGCACGCCGATGTACTCAACGGCCTGACCAGCCAGCCACTGCCGGACGGCGGCGAGTCCTGGTCGCTGAATATCCAGACGCTGATCCTGCTCAGTGGCCTCGCCCTGCTGCCGGCGGCCTTGCTGATGATGAGCGCCTTTACCCGCATCATCATCGTGCTCGGCCTGCTGCGCACCGCGCTGGGTACCGCGTCTGCGCCGCCCAATCAGGTACTGGTCGGCATCGCGCTGTTTCTAACTTTCTTCGTGATGTCGCCGGTGCTGGAACGTATCTACGACGAGGCCTGGCAACCCTATGACAGCCAGGCCATCAGCCTGCAGGAAGCCATCGAACGCGGCGGCGATCCGCTGCGCGAATTCATGCTCGGTCAGGTGCGTGAGCCGGATATCGCCCTGTTCGCTCGCCTGGCCAAGGTCGAGGAAATCCAGACCCCGCAGGACGTGCCGTGGCGGGTGCTGCTGCCGGCCTTCGTCACCAGCGAGCTGAAGACGGCCTTCCAGATCGGCTTCAGTCTGTTCGTGCCCTTCCTGATCATCGACCTGGTGGTGGCGAGTGTGCTGATGGCGCTGGGGATGATGATGGTGCCACCCGCCACCATCTCGCTGCCCTTCAAGTTGATGCTGTTCGTGATGGTCGATGGCTGGCAGCTGCTGCTGGGGTCGCTGGCCGAGAGCTTCTACTGA
- the fliQ gene encoding flagellar biosynthesis protein FliQ, translating into MTPEVITSLASHAMYITLLVASPLLASALFIGLIVSLFQAATQINEMTLSFIPKILGVFGTLVLAGPWLLETLMDFTRSVFTGFPHLIG; encoded by the coding sequence ATGACACCTGAAGTCATCACCAGCCTGGCCTCGCATGCCATGTACATCACCCTGTTGGTGGCAAGCCCGCTGCTGGCCAGCGCCCTGTTCATCGGCCTGATCGTCAGCCTGTTCCAGGCCGCGACCCAGATCAACGAGATGACCCTGTCCTTCATCCCCAAAATTCTCGGCGTGTTCGGCACCCTGGTACTGGCCGGCCCCTGGTTGCTGGAGACGCTGATGGACTTCACGCGCAGCGTCTTCACCGGCTTCCCGCACCTGATCGGATGA
- the fliR gene encoding flagellar biosynthetic protein FliR gives MWPFARLSGFMISAPLFGHRSLPTPVRLLMAFGLALIIAPLVESPPPVDVLGPAAVWQLALQMGVGLALGLVMRITFAIVEAAGEFIGLQMGLAFASFFSADTGTNTQVLSRLLGMLAMLLFLAFNGHLLVLEILVTHFHEIPLDLRRMGPVGLENLLLWSASLFSAGLLLALPLVASLLAINLAMGVLNRSAPQLSVFSIGFPLTLLLGIAMLWLMMPGMTDWLSLLFRQALGAFQAVHEGLGTMP, from the coding sequence ATGTGGCCCTTCGCGCGCCTGTCCGGTTTCATGATCAGCGCGCCGCTGTTCGGTCACCGCAGCCTGCCCACACCGGTGCGCCTGTTGATGGCCTTTGGCCTGGCGCTGATCATCGCGCCACTGGTCGAGAGCCCACCCCCGGTGGATGTGCTCGGCCCGGCCGCCGTCTGGCAGCTGGCATTGCAGATGGGCGTCGGCCTGGCACTGGGTCTGGTGATGCGCATCACCTTCGCCATCGTCGAGGCGGCCGGAGAATTCATCGGCTTGCAGATGGGGTTGGCCTTCGCCAGCTTCTTCTCGGCTGACACCGGCACCAATACCCAGGTGCTGTCGCGCCTGCTGGGCATGCTCGCCATGCTGCTGTTTCTGGCCTTCAATGGCCATCTGCTGGTACTGGAAATCCTGGTCACCCACTTCCACGAGATTCCCCTCGACCTGCGCCGCATGGGGCCCGTCGGGCTCGAGAATCTGTTGCTGTGGAGCGCCAGCCTGTTCAGCGCCGGCCTGCTGCTGGCCCTGCCGCTGGTGGCCTCGCTGCTGGCGATCAACCTCGCGATGGGCGTACTCAACCGCTCGGCACCGCAGCTGTCGGTGTTCTCGATCGGCTTCCCGCTGACCCTGCTGCTGGGCATCGCGATGCTGTGGCTGATGATGCCGGGCATGACGGACTGGCTGTCGCTGCTGTTCCGTCAGGCGCTGGGCGCCTTCCAGGCCGTACATGAAGGCCTGGGCACGATGCCATGA
- the flgL gene encoding flagellar hook-associated protein 3, with protein sequence MRISTQTLYAQGVTSMLDQQAAFSKVSEQLATGKRVVNPSDDPSAASQAVTISQSQAVNEQFSDSRTTARNNLSIEESALNQVTDTITRVQSLIVQAGNGTLSDSDRDALATELEGSREVLLGLANSTDGNGNYLFGGMSGDTAPFGEDGSYRGDDQQRQQRVDSSRLMEVNHTGSQIFGGVASGNQQLARQTSESESSLPITFKGPDVVDVSARVDGAGYSISIDAAGVTISGTDAEGNDLPILDAEGNPLPSPVAFSDGMTLAFNGLSMTLSGDEQQVSEAQASGKATQLVVEEGEASADLFANLDGLISALSTPIESEADQTAFNNAISTASRQFSNSLDNVLTVRADVGTKLNELDSLDIIGDDRELNYASTRSDLIDLDYNEAISDYSLTQVGLQASQQAFSDIAGMSLFDYLR encoded by the coding sequence ATGCGCATCAGTACCCAAACCCTCTATGCCCAGGGCGTCACCTCGATGCTGGATCAGCAGGCGGCGTTCTCCAAGGTGTCCGAGCAGCTGGCCACCGGCAAGCGCGTGGTCAATCCCTCGGATGACCCGAGTGCGGCCAGCCAGGCGGTGACGATCTCGCAGTCCCAGGCCGTCAATGAGCAGTTCAGTGACAGCCGCACCACGGCGCGCAACAACCTCTCCATCGAGGAAAGCGCGCTCAATCAGGTCACCGACACCATCACGCGAGTCCAGAGCCTGATCGTGCAGGCGGGCAACGGCACCCTCAGTGACAGTGACCGTGATGCGCTGGCCACCGAGCTTGAAGGCAGCCGCGAAGTGCTGCTGGGACTGGCCAACAGCACCGACGGCAACGGCAACTATCTGTTCGGCGGCATGAGCGGTGATACGGCGCCCTTTGGCGAGGATGGCAGCTATCGCGGCGATGATCAGCAGCGCCAGCAACGCGTCGACAGCTCGCGCCTGATGGAGGTCAATCATACCGGCAGCCAGATCTTTGGCGGCGTGGCATCCGGCAATCAGCAGCTGGCCCGCCAGACCAGCGAAAGCGAGTCGTCACTGCCGATCACCTTCAAGGGGCCGGACGTCGTCGACGTCTCGGCGCGGGTTGATGGCGCGGGCTATAGCATCAGCATCGATGCCGCCGGTGTCACGATCAGTGGCACCGATGCCGAAGGCAATGATCTCCCGATCCTGGATGCCGAAGGCAATCCGCTGCCATCGCCTGTGGCGTTCAGCGATGGCATGACCCTTGCGTTCAATGGCCTGTCGATGACGCTGTCCGGTGATGAGCAGCAGGTGTCTGAGGCCCAGGCCTCCGGCAAGGCAACGCAGCTGGTGGTCGAGGAGGGTGAGGCCAGCGCCGATCTGTTCGCCAATCTGGATGGCCTGATCAGCGCGCTGAGCACGCCGATCGAGAGTGAGGCCGATCAGACCGCCTTCAACAACGCCATCTCGACCGCCAGTCGCCAGTTCAGCAACAGTCTCGACAATGTGCTGACGGTGCGTGCCGATGTCGGCACCAAGCTCAACGAGCTGGATTCACTGGATATCATCGGGGATGACCGTGAGCTCAACTATGCCTCGACCCGCTCGGACCTGATCGATCTGGATTACAACGAGGCGATCTCCGACTACTCGCTGACCCAGGTGGGGCTGCAGGCCTCACAGCAGGCGTTCTCGGATATCGCGGGCATGTCGCTGTTCGACTATCTGCGCTGA